ATGTATCATtggatgtcgaaataccaaggttTACCATCCTGTTCCTCTTCTATCAAACAACAATGTGCGGGCTTGCCACGACATCTGAACTCAATGTACAGCAGGTCTCCGTGCGGAGTCAACTGGGACATGGATgctaaagtggcaagcgcatcgactatttgattttcctctcggggaacgtGGTGGAAAGAGACCTCATCAAAGAACTCATTCAACTTCTTGATGTAAGCctggtagggtatcaacttatgatccctagtttcccattctcctctcaaccgGTGAATCACTAAAGCCGAGTCTCCGTAGACCTTGAGCAACTTGACGTTGAAGTCAACTGCTGCTTGGATCCTGAGGGCGCATGcctcatattcggccatgttgttggtgcagttgAAACCCAGTCTAGCCATGAAAGGTATGCATTGATTTTTAGGAGAGACCAAAGCCgctccaacgccatggcctagagcGTTGGACGCTCCATCGAACCACACGACCCATTTGTCTTTGTCCTTGTCTTCTAGCTTCTCTTCGaataaggccatgatgtccttaTCCGGGAACTCAATATGCATGGGCTGGTAATCATTAAGAGGTTGATGAGCCAAATAGTCTaccaaggcacttccctttatcgc
Above is a window of Glycine soja cultivar W05 chromosome 12, ASM419377v2, whole genome shotgun sequence DNA encoding:
- the LOC114378855 gene encoding uncharacterized protein LOC114378855; the encoded protein is MDPIKYIFEKSALTGRIARWQVLLSKFDIVYVTQKAIKGSALVDYLAHQPLNDYQPMHIEFPDKDIMALFEEKLEDKDKDKWVVWFDGASNALGHGVGAALVSPKNQCIPFMARLGFNCTNNMAEYEACALRIQAAVDFNVKLLKAYIKKLNEFFDEVSFHHVPREENQIVDALATLASMSQLTPHGDLLYIEFRCRGKPAHCCLIEEEQDGKPWYFDIQ